A portion of the Flavobacterium limnophilum genome contains these proteins:
- a CDS encoding OmpH family outer membrane protein, with amino-acid sequence MKKQFLILFLVLIVSSTFQAQTRGTKVGYIDMEYILQNVPDYTEAQNQLEQKAQKWKQEIEAKKIEINKLKEALKAEKALLTKGLIEERISEITFLENETLDYQQKRFGPDGDLMRQKAGLTKPIQDQVFTAVQDIAETKKYDFIFDKTSDLTMLFAAKRFDISDQIIRVLNRTEKREQLTKKQLKEEEAKEAKEEAMDENPAIADRQKALDAKKAARDKVIADRKVQQEERKAQILADREAKKTGTSPASKSATVSPNTGNTVDKEASKTAAAEAKQKIMDERAATLEARKKAVEDNKKAQEEKRKQILAERETKKTGAVTPEPSSTATTTNTDAEKEAAKTAAAEAKQKQIDARAKTLEDRKKVAEENKKAQEEKRKQALEEKETKKTGTVSESTTKEEVKTKETTAVEPTKETTKSPTEEAKQKQIDARAKALEDRKKVIEDRKKELEEKRKKILEDREAAKKANEEKLNTTK; translated from the coding sequence ATGAAAAAACAATTTTTAATTCTATTTTTAGTCCTGATTGTATCCAGTACATTCCAGGCACAAACCAGGGGAACAAAAGTGGGCTATATCGATATGGAATACATTTTGCAAAATGTACCCGATTACACTGAAGCCCAAAATCAATTAGAACAAAAAGCCCAAAAATGGAAGCAAGAAATTGAAGCCAAGAAAATTGAAATCAATAAACTGAAAGAAGCCTTAAAAGCCGAGAAAGCCTTGTTGACCAAAGGGCTAATTGAAGAAAGAATTTCAGAAATCACGTTTCTTGAAAATGAAACTTTGGATTATCAACAAAAAAGATTTGGACCTGACGGTGATTTGATGAGGCAAAAAGCAGGTTTGACAAAACCAATACAAGACCAAGTTTTCACTGCGGTACAAGACATTGCCGAAACAAAAAAATATGATTTCATATTTGACAAAACTTCCGATTTAACCATGCTTTTTGCAGCAAAAAGATTTGACATCAGCGACCAGATTATTCGCGTTTTGAATCGAACCGAAAAAAGAGAGCAGTTGACCAAAAAACAACTCAAAGAGGAAGAAGCAAAAGAAGCCAAAGAAGAGGCAATGGATGAAAATCCTGCGATTGCAGACAGACAAAAAGCATTGGATGCAAAAAAAGCAGCCCGAGACAAAGTTATTGCTGATCGAAAAGTACAACAAGAAGAACGAAAAGCACAAATTCTAGCCGACAGAGAAGCTAAGAAGACTGGAACATCACCAGCATCAAAATCAGCTACAGTGAGTCCCAATACTGGCAACACGGTAGACAAAGAAGCTTCAAAAACAGCTGCGGCAGAAGCAAAACAAAAAATAATGGACGAGAGAGCCGCTACTCTTGAAGCACGTAAAAAAGCGGTTGAGGACAACAAAAAGGCGCAAGAAGAAAAAAGAAAACAAATCTTGGCCGAAAGAGAAACCAAGAAAACAGGAGCAGTTACTCCAGAACCTTCAAGTACTGCTACTACAACTAATACTGACGCAGAAAAAGAAGCCGCAAAAACAGCAGCTGCCGAAGCAAAACAAAAACAAATAGATGCCAGGGCAAAAACTTTGGAAGACCGCAAAAAAGTAGCAGAAGAAAATAAAAAAGCACAAGAAGAAAAAAGAAAACAAGCACTGGAAGAAAAAGAAACCAAAAAAACTGGCACGGTTTCTGAAAGCACAACAAAAGAAGAGGTAAAAACAAAAGAAACTACTGCTGTTGAACCTACTAAAGAAACAACAAAATCCCCTACAGAAGAAGCCAAACAAAAGCAAATAGACGCAAGAGCAAAAGCATTGGAAGATCGCAAAAAGGTGATTGAAGACCGCAAAAAAGAATTGGAAGAAAAAAGAAAAAAAATACTCGAAGATAGAGAAGCGGCCAAAAAAGCGAATGAAGAAAAATTAAATACAACAAAATAA
- a CDS encoding OmpH family outer membrane protein, translated as MKQIKTLLIAAILVLGASQTINAQAKTAHVDVSEIMTKMPAMLDAQKQLETLSKTYDAEYKKMVEEFQAKLKKYDEEANTPGKVTDAVNAERQKEVQDMQKRIQDYGQNAQKELQTKQEEITKPIYEKVRLSIQKVGKTKGFQYVLDGATLLLADGPNLTADVKKDLGF; from the coding sequence ATGAAACAAATCAAAACTTTACTAATTGCTGCAATACTAGTTTTAGGAGCCAGCCAGACTATTAATGCACAAGCAAAAACAGCCCATGTTGATGTAAGTGAAATTATGACAAAAATGCCTGCCATGCTTGACGCTCAAAAGCAACTTGAAACATTAAGCAAAACTTATGATGCTGAATACAAAAAAATGGTTGAAGAATTTCAAGCAAAATTGAAAAAATACGATGAAGAAGCTAATACTCCAGGAAAAGTAACTGATGCTGTAAATGCTGAACGTCAAAAAGAAGTTCAAGACATGCAAAAAAGAATCCAAGATTACGGACAAAACGCACAAAAAGAATTGCAAACCAAACAAGAAGAAATAACAAAACCAATCTACGAAAAAGTTAGACTTTCTATCCAAAAAGTAGGAAAAACAAAAGGTTTCCAATATGTTCTTGACGGAGCTACTCTTTTACTTGCTGACGGCCCAAACTTGACTGCTGACGTAAAAAAAGATTTAGGTTTCTAA
- the murI gene encoding glutamate racemase, with amino-acid sequence MENNKPIGIFDSGIGGTSIWAAIHQLLPNEKTIYLADSKNAPYGQKSKAEIVALSIKNTEFLLKMDCKLIVVACNTATTNAIQELREKYSIPFIGIEPAIKPAATNSKTQTIGILATQGTLNSELFNKTTEMYRDTKIIEQVGHGLVQLIESGNIDSPEMTQLLHSYLEPMIEANIDYLVLGCSHYPYLIPQIKKILPEHIQIIDSGEAVAKQTQNVLKDKVGFSTNEKNEPVFYTNSNPKVLSEILGNKYEIIEKNF; translated from the coding sequence ATGGAGAACAATAAACCTATTGGAATTTTTGACTCGGGAATTGGTGGAACTTCCATTTGGGCAGCCATTCATCAATTACTCCCCAACGAGAAAACCATTTATTTAGCCGACAGTAAAAATGCTCCTTATGGCCAGAAATCAAAAGCAGAGATTGTGGCTTTGAGCATAAAAAACACGGAGTTCTTGCTCAAAATGGATTGTAAATTGATCGTGGTTGCCTGCAATACCGCAACGACGAATGCCATCCAGGAATTGAGGGAAAAATACAGCATTCCATTTATTGGCATAGAACCCGCCATAAAACCGGCAGCCACCAATTCAAAAACACAAACCATAGGAATTCTGGCCACCCAAGGCACTTTAAACAGCGAGCTTTTCAATAAAACCACCGAAATGTATCGCGACACAAAAATAATCGAACAGGTAGGACACGGATTAGTGCAACTCATCGAAAGCGGAAATATCGATTCCCCCGAAATGACGCAATTGCTCCACTCCTATCTTGAACCAATGATTGAAGCGAACATTGATTATCTCGTTCTGGGTTGTAGTCATTATCCGTATTTGATTCCTCAAATTAAAAAAATACTTCCTGAACACATCCAGATTATCGATTCAGGTGAAGCTGTCGCCAAACAAACCCAAAACGTGCTAAAAGATAAAGTGGGATTTTCAACCAATGAAAAAAATGAACCAGTATTTTATACCAATTCCAACCCGAAAGTGCTTTCTGAAATTCTGGGAAACAAATATGAAATAATAGAAAAAAATTTCTAA
- a CDS encoding gamma carbonic anhydrase family protein yields MLIKSVNGKTPNIPEDCYVAENATIVGEVTFGHSCSVWFNTVIRGDVNFITIGNKVNIQDGAIIHCTYQKHPTIIGNNVSIGHNAMVHGCVIHDNVLIGMGAIVMDNCIVESNSIIAAGAVVTQNTVVESGSIYAGVPAKKVKEINQSDFAGEIERIANNYVMYSSWYKKEE; encoded by the coding sequence ATGCTGATAAAATCTGTAAACGGAAAAACTCCCAACATACCCGAAGATTGTTATGTGGCCGAGAATGCAACCATTGTTGGCGAAGTGACTTTTGGTCATTCTTGCAGCGTTTGGTTTAATACGGTAATCAGGGGAGATGTCAATTTTATTACCATTGGAAATAAAGTAAATATTCAAGACGGGGCCATTATTCACTGTACTTATCAAAAACATCCCACAATAATTGGCAACAATGTTTCTATTGGTCACAATGCCATGGTGCATGGTTGCGTGATTCACGATAATGTGTTGATAGGAATGGGAGCCATTGTCATGGATAATTGTATTGTCGAAAGCAATTCCATCATTGCAGCAGGAGCCGTAGTTACCCAAAACACGGTGGTTGAGTCTGGAAGTATTTATGCAGGAGTCCCCGCAAAGAAGGTAAAGGAAATCAATCAATCGGATTTTGCTGGTGAAATTGAACGCATTGCAAACAATTATGTGATGTATTCCAGTTGGTATAAAAAAGAAGAATAA